TCCTTCATGGCAACAGACCATCCGACAAGCCAGTCCCTTGCACCCGACCATCCCTCAACgccctcaaagaagtccttccCTTGCACCCGCCACAGCGCCAGCAGTGACAGCACAAGCAACGATGGTGCGACGAGCTGCGTCGCCACCGCGCAGAGGTGGTGGTTGTGCAGGAACACCTTAGCCCGGCCATACTCTGTGTCCGGCGCACGGCTCGCGTGCAGCCGCTGGTACCAGCAGAACACGGCCTCGTTGAGGTACATCTGCACAGCCGCCCGCGCGGCCAGCAGCTGCAGCCCAGCTGCAAGGGCGAGCAGCCTCACCTCCAGCTCAACGCCGTCCAAGAACCCGCAGCATTGTAGAATCGAGGCCGCGGAGGAGACGAGGACggcgaggtggaggaggaggcgcgcgGGCGCGGAGGATGCGAGCACCGCGAGCCCGGTGCGGGGCTGGTCGGTACCGAGCCAGAATGCGCGAGCGAACCGCGCGGCCGGGAGCGCGGCGAGCGAAGCGAGCGCGCCGGCGAAGGGGCTAAAGGACAGCAGCGTGGCGACCAGGAGCGCGCCGAGGGCAGCGGCGAGCAGcgcggggcgcggcgacgggaGCACGACGTGGCGGAGGAGCGCCACGAAGAGGTAGGCCGCGGGGACGAGCGGCGCGAGCGGGGAGACCGCGGAGGCAGCCGGGAGGAGGAGCGCGGGCGGAAGGAGCGCGATCGGAAGGAGAAGCGCGAGGTGGTAGGCGGCGAAGTGGGGGCGCGTGGCGAGCGTGCCGtgggagaggcggaggcggtagAGCTGCGCAGAGGTGGCGTCGAACGGGGAGGCGTTGGCGTTGGCGGCGCTGCGCTTGGAGGAGGGGGTGGGGCCGGCGTTGGATCCGGGCGAGCGGAGGACGGCGCGCGGGGTGTTGGAGGGGACGGCGTCCGGGTGGATGTAGGTGTGGAGGGAGTAAAGGAGGAGTGAGGGGAGGTGGAGGAAGTGGGCGGCGGCCGCGAGCGCGAGCGACGCGGCGGCATGGAGAAGCGCCGGCGGGATCGGGATGGGGAGGGGCACGGCCATCGCCGGCGACCAGAGCTGGGTGGCGGGCAGGTAGGTGGGTGGATCACTGGATCTGGGAGAGGACGGAGGAGAGTGGAGTGGGAGATGTCAGGAGGGCGTGGGCGGGCTATGGGCCGAAAAAATTTGGGCTTTGGATCTGGGCTCGTTGGACAATTGGGAATtgttcctctcttcttccttctttttcttttcttttcttttctaattttgCGAGGAAATTGGGAGTCTGTCTTCCTCTGCAATCCGCGATGTGTATTTTCCGTTGAATCCGTCATAATCGATGGTTAGGTTCAGGCCTAATGCTGCCACAACTTACCTCAGCAGTGAAAAGGAAGAGTTTTGCTAA
The sequence above is drawn from the Phragmites australis chromosome 10, lpPhrAust1.1, whole genome shotgun sequence genome and encodes:
- the LOC133931371 gene encoding uncharacterized protein LOC133931371, whose translation is MAVPLPIPIPPALLHAAASLALAAAAHFLHLPSLLLYSLHTYIHPDAVPSNTPRAVLRSPGSNAGPTPSSKRSAANANASPFDATSAQLYRLRLSHGTLATRPHFAAYHLALLLPIALLPPALLLPAASAVSPLAPLVPAAYLFVALLRHVVLPSPRPALLAAALGALLVATLLSFSPFAGALASLAALPAARFARAFWLGTDQPRTGLAVLASSAPARLLLHLAVLVSSAASILQCCGFLDGVELEVRLLALAAGLQLLAARAAVQMYLNEAVFCWYQRLHASRAPDTEYGRAKVFLHNHHLCAVATQLVAPSLLVLSLLALWRVQGKDFFEGVEGWSGARDWLVGWSVAMKEASLLAARWVVAVWSAVTVGTLVCYKRGWLFVL